The Microbacterium sp. KUDC0406 genome includes a window with the following:
- a CDS encoding NUDIX domain-containing protein, whose translation MAAGEWWDVTDADGVPTGATFERGTPGWPPQGGFHVVSTVCVRRDDGMLLLTQRSATKDCPLDWEFPGGSVLTGETSVEGAVRELREETGIAVPAESLEFVGRFVEESALIDLYVAAAEPDVVVTVDPVEVAASEWLAVDEVEARWRDGLMAPPWEPRLEALWGPLRIVLDAG comes from the coding sequence GCTGCAGGTGAGTGGTGGGATGTCACAGACGCCGACGGCGTGCCGACCGGCGCGACGTTCGAGCGCGGGACACCGGGATGGCCGCCGCAGGGCGGATTCCATGTCGTCTCGACTGTATGCGTGCGGCGCGATGACGGGATGCTGCTGCTGACGCAGCGCTCGGCAACGAAGGACTGCCCACTGGACTGGGAGTTCCCGGGCGGCAGCGTACTGACTGGTGAGACGAGCGTCGAGGGTGCAGTTCGTGAGCTGCGCGAGGAGACCGGGATTGCTGTGCCCGCCGAGTCTCTCGAGTTCGTGGGGCGCTTCGTCGAGGAGTCCGCGCTGATCGATCTGTACGTCGCAGCGGCAGAGCCGGATGTCGTGGTCACGGTCGATCCCGTCGAGGTCGCTGCCTCGGAGTGGCTCGCCGTTGACGAGGTCGAGGCGCGCTGGCGCGACGGGCTGATGGCGCCTCCGTGGGAGCCGCGGCTCGAGGCGCTGTGGGGGCCACTGCGGATCGTACTCGACGCGGGCTGA